The sequence below is a genomic window from Cryobacterium arcticum.
CGCGGCGCGGGGCGGCACCGGGATGGTGCCGAGCGGCGCGGGTAGGAACGCCGGGATGGTCATCATGGACGGCGGAGCGGCGGCCGGCGTTCCGGTCGGGCCTCCGGCGGGTGCGGGCGTCGCAGCGCCGGCCGGGGGTGCGATGCGGGTATCAACTGCGGGGAAGGCCGCCGCGTTCCGGGTGGCCTCGACGGGCGGGAGCTCTCCCGGCATCGGGGTCACCGCGGGAGGCGCCGCGGCGGCTCGGGCTGACGCCGGGGAGCCGCTGTCGCGGGCGTCCGACCGGTCGTCGTCGACCGGGAACAGGCCCGGAGGGGGCACGATGAAACCCGGCTTATCCACTGGTGTGTCCACCGTTCAACCCTACCCTCGGCCTCGTGTGGAGCCCCGGGAACCCTCGCGGGACCCGCGGAGATTGACCTGGCTCCAGTCGCGCTTGGAGCGCAGCCGGAACCGGGCGAACAGGCGGCGCAACCGGCCCGCCGACGCACTCGCCGTGGCGAGGGACGCCAGCGCCTGGGCCCAGGTCTCGTCAACGGCCTCGTCGTCGATCTCGCGACCGCCGAAGACCGCGCTGTCGACGGTGTCGGCCACGGGCACCAGCCGGTGGGCCGCCACGACCTCGGCCGCGTCGATGAGGTCCACCGACCGGGCCGGAGCAGACCGGGTCGGCTTCGGCCGGGCCACCGCCGGCTCAGCAACGGCCGGCGCGTCAGCGGGCGGCGCGTCAGAGAGCCGCGCGTCGGTCGCCGGCGCGTCTGAGGGTGCCTCGTCCGCCGGGTCAACGCCCGCCGGCTCCAGACGTGCCGGGTCGACGTCTGCCGGCTCGGCGCTCGTCAGCTCGGCACTCGTCAGCTCGGCACCGGCCGCCTCGGGCCGGGTGGCGAGCTGAGCGATGAGCTGGCTGTCCAGGCTCGCGGCGACCTGGCGACGGGTGGAGTCGCGGGGCACGTCGTAGCCGAGCTCGGCGAAACCGTCGGTCAGTTCCGACCAGGCCCCGGCGGCGCGCTGATCGCCCGTTCCCCGAGTCTTGCGCCGGCGCCGGCGCCGGGACTTGAGCAGCGCCACGATGAGCAATGGAAGGCCCAGGAGCAGCAGCGGGATGCCGACGACGCCGATGGCGATCCACGCCCAGACGGGCAGGACGAAGTCCTTGTCCTTGGTCTCGTTCTTGGTGTCGTCGATCTCCACGGCAGTGAGCAGGTCGTCGGCCTCGTTGTCCATGCGCGGGGGCTGGCGCACCTGCGGCTGCGGCTCGGTCTTGGGCTTCGGGGTCTGGTCCTGAGGCACATCCGTCTGATCGGGGGTCGGGTAGAAGGGCACCCAGCCGATCCCTTCGAACGCGACTTCCACCCAGGCGGTCACATCGGTACCGGTGACCTCCACGCTCGTGGCGTCCTCGGCCACCTCGGGTGCGAAGCCCATGACCACACGGGCCGGGTAGTTCAGGCTGCGCGCCATCAGGGCCATGGCCGCGGCGTACTGCTCCTCGTCGCCCACCATCTGGGTGCGGGTGAAGAGCTCGTTCAGCCGGTCGGCGCCGTGGCCGGCCCGGGACGGGATGCCGTCGGAGGCCAGGCCGTGGCTGAGGAACCCCTTGGTCTTCAGGGACTGTTCGATGGCGCGCAGGCTGTCGATGGGGGTGTCGGCGCCGCCGGAGAATTCGATGGCCTTGGCCACGACGACATCCGGGATGTTCTGCACGGCCGGCAGGGTGACATCGGCGACGGGAATGTTCTGGAGGTCTTCGTCGCGGTAGGTCTGCTGCAACTGGGCGCTCACGGTGTACTCGTAGCCGGGTTCCACCCCGCTCGTGAGCACGGCGGTGCCGCTGTCGCTGTTGTAGCGCAGGCTCTCGGACTCGGCCTGGCTGCCGGCGTCGTCGAAGTCCACCGTGGTCGGGTAGCCCACACCGGGCAGCCAGACATCCTCATATCCCACGACGTCGATGGTGACCGTGCTGTTCTGGATGCTGGTGGCCAGGGCAGGCGCAGGGATGGTGCGCCCCACGAGCCGGAAGCTGCCGGACCCGCCGACGAGGGTGTCGGGCGCGGCCACGTTCCACAGCTTGCCGTCGTAGGCGTCCATGCTGGCCAGCCGCAGCACTTCGCCGGGCTGCAGGCCCGTCACGGTGAACAGCGGGGTGTCGGCCAGCGTCTTGGTGTACTGGCGGAAACCCGCAAGCGGGCTGGAGAACTCCAACGGGTCGAACGGCGGCTGGATCTCCTCGCGCAGCACGAACCGGTCCTTCGGGTTCGGGGCGAGGACGCCGCCGACGAGGGCGCCGATGAGCACCGCACCGAGCATAACGGTGGCCGTGCCGAGGAGCTTGCGGCGGAAGAGCCGGCGGGTGCCGGCCGCATCAGCGCCGGAGAGGGCGGCGCCCGAGCGGCCGGCCGAGCCCTGGTTGCTGCGTCGCCAGCCGATCCAGACGATGGCGACGACGGCGAAGGCCACACCGCGCAGGCCCGCGAAGTAGGTCTGGTCGGTGCCCATCAGGATGCCGGTGAGGTAGAGCAGCACCGGGCCGACGAGCAGCAGGCCCGTGCGCCACACCGTGCGGCGGTGCCGGGGCAGCCAGCGGCTGGCGAGCATGGTGGCGACCAGCGCGACCAGCCAGGCTGCGAAGTACGGCAGCACCGGCATGTAGTACGGAGCCTCGACGGGGGTGCCGAGGGTGACGATATCGGCCCAGCCGAAGACCGCGCCGAGCGCGAGACCGGCCGTGGACGAGACGCTGGGCAGCACGCCCAGCAGGGCCTCGCCGGGCATGGTGAACGGCGTGCCGAGGAGGAAGTAGACCAGGATCGCCAGGAGGACGTTGGTGACGACGCCCAGCCGCAGGGCGTAACCGAGCACGGCGGCGCCGGTGCCCACGATCAGGCCGCCGAGCCCCGCCACGAGGAAGTTGTAGTCGCCGAAGGAGGTCTCGAGTCCCAGGACTCCGAGGAGCGAGAGCAGGCTGAGCACAGCGACATCCGCCCAGGCGGCGGACGGGAACGGACGCAGGGCGGCCAGACGGGCCCGGACCGGACCTGGAGAGGCCGGTGTGGCCGGGCTTTGCGGCATCGCGGTGCGCGGGGTGGGGTCTGAGCGGCTCATCGGTGTACCCGTCGGAGAAGTTTGGGCAGATCGGCCAGGTCGCCGATGGTGACGACGGTGAGGCCGGACACGGTGGACAGCCGGGACTGCGCGCCCGGCTCGATCCGGAACGCGAGGGTGGTCGCGTCCTTGCCGAACAGGGTCTGTGCGGCACGGAACTCCGCGAGGTCGATGGTGGAGCCGGCGACGATCATCACGACGCTGGGCGGCGGGAGCCGGCGGGTGGCGGCGCGGGCGAACTCGCGGAGGCCCGGGAAGAGGTCGCTCACCGGTTCGATGCGGGACGAGTCGTCGAGCATGGCCACCGGAGTGGCGGTGCGGAGGGCCAACTTCTCGCTCAC
It includes:
- a CDS encoding transglutaminase domain-containing protein, with the protein product MSRSDPTPRTAMPQSPATPASPGPVRARLAALRPFPSAAWADVAVLSLLSLLGVLGLETSFGDYNFLVAGLGGLIVGTGAAVLGYALRLGVVTNVLLAILVYFLLGTPFTMPGEALLGVLPSVSSTAGLALGAVFGWADIVTLGTPVEAPYYMPVLPYFAAWLVALVATMLASRWLPRHRRTVWRTGLLLVGPVLLYLTGILMGTDQTYFAGLRGVAFAVVAIVWIGWRRSNQGSAGRSGAALSGADAAGTRRLFRRKLLGTATVMLGAVLIGALVGGVLAPNPKDRFVLREEIQPPFDPLEFSSPLAGFRQYTKTLADTPLFTVTGLQPGEVLRLASMDAYDGKLWNVAAPDTLVGGSGSFRLVGRTIPAPALATSIQNSTVTIDVVGYEDVWLPGVGYPTTVDFDDAGSQAESESLRYNSDSGTAVLTSGVEPGYEYTVSAQLQQTYRDEDLQNIPVADVTLPAVQNIPDVVVAKAIEFSGGADTPIDSLRAIEQSLKTKGFLSHGLASDGIPSRAGHGADRLNELFTRTQMVGDEEQYAAAMALMARSLNYPARVVMGFAPEVAEDATSVEVTGTDVTAWVEVAFEGIGWVPFYPTPDQTDVPQDQTPKPKTEPQPQVRQPPRMDNEADDLLTAVEIDDTKNETKDKDFVLPVWAWIAIGVVGIPLLLLGLPLLIVALLKSRRRRRRKTRGTGDQRAAGAWSELTDGFAELGYDVPRDSTRRQVAASLDSQLIAQLATRPEAAGAELTSAELTSAEPADVDPARLEPAGVDPADEAPSDAPATDARLSDAPPADAPAVAEPAVARPKPTRSAPARSVDLIDAAEVVAAHRLVPVADTVDSAVFGGREIDDEAVDETWAQALASLATASASAGRLRRLFARFRLRSKRDWSQVNLRGSREGSRGSTRGRG